One part of the Methylobacterium terrae genome encodes these proteins:
- a CDS encoding transglycosylase SLT domain-containing protein: MRRRADGPAQRGGLRMAGPHGDVLSLGGSRAAQGGIPVMARALLAAGCLAAGLSALLHQYGSDLVTARPAVTMIMADLLVMPQPKIQNLKIQNLKPPTAQPREAAVMAPLREPVHDLDTALGSSGVDRVSYDDLLAASTGGDPNEVLSFGPMRIRRHLVQTIVRAAATVRTDPVLLMAVADKESSFLTEVQARTSSATGLYQFIERTWLQVMREFGAQHGYAREAGLIGDDNGVADASDRARILDLRRDPSLSAVLAGEMLKRDSARIAARIGRELTLGETYLAHFLGPDDAERFMAKVVEEPKAEAAALLPKPAKANRPIFYERVGRRKARSLTVAQVHDKFEAMMSTRGARYRDVGALMGVMAYAADTP; the protein is encoded by the coding sequence ATGCGACGTCGAGCGGACGGACCGGCGCAGCGGGGCGGCCTGCGGATGGCGGGGCCCCACGGGGACGTCCTCTCCCTCGGCGGCAGCCGGGCCGCCCAGGGCGGCATCCCCGTGATGGCGCGGGCGCTCCTCGCCGCGGGGTGCCTGGCGGCGGGCCTCTCCGCCCTGCTGCACCAGTACGGCAGCGACCTCGTCACCGCCCGCCCGGCCGTCACCATGATCATGGCCGACCTGCTGGTGATGCCGCAGCCCAAGATCCAGAACCTCAAGATCCAGAACCTCAAGCCGCCGACGGCGCAGCCCAGGGAGGCCGCCGTGATGGCGCCCCTGCGCGAGCCGGTGCACGACCTCGACACCGCCCTCGGCTCGTCGGGCGTCGACCGGGTCTCCTACGACGACCTGCTCGCCGCCAGCACCGGGGGCGATCCCAACGAGGTCCTGAGCTTCGGCCCGATGCGGATCCGCCGCCACCTCGTCCAGACCATCGTGCGGGCCGCCGCGACCGTGCGCACCGACCCCGTCCTGCTGATGGCGGTGGCCGACAAGGAATCGAGCTTCCTCACCGAGGTCCAGGCCCGGACCTCCTCGGCCACCGGCCTCTACCAGTTCATCGAGCGGACCTGGCTGCAGGTGATGCGGGAGTTCGGCGCCCAGCACGGCTACGCCCGCGAGGCCGGCCTGATCGGCGACGACAACGGCGTCGCCGACGCGTCCGACCGCGCCCGCATCCTCGACCTGCGCCGCGACCCCTCGCTCTCCGCCGTGCTGGCCGGCGAGATGCTGAAGCGCGATTCGGCCCGCATCGCTGCCCGGATCGGCCGCGAGCTCACCCTCGGCGAGACCTACCTCGCCCACTTCCTCGGGCCGGACGACGCCGAGCGCTTCATGGCCAAGGTGGTCGAGGAGCCGAAGGCCGAGGCCGCTGCCCTGCTGCCGAAGCCCGCCAAGGCCAACCGGCCGATCTTCTACGAGCGCGTCGGGCGCCGGAAGGCCCGCAGCCTGACGGTGGCGCAGGTCCACGACAAGTTCGAGGCGATGATGAGCACCCGCGGCGCCCGCTACCGCGACGTCGGCGCCCTGATGGGCGTGATGGCCTACGCCGCCGACACGCCCTGA